The following nucleotide sequence is from Oceanococcus sp. HetDA_MAG_MS8.
GACGCAACTGCACCAGTTGCCAACCCAAGGCAATCAGGACGATGCGAATGTCTTTAACCAAAGCCAGCAGCAATCGCCTCAGGCCTTCTGCACTCGCCGCCAGTTCGCTAGCAACGGCACCATCCACACTCTCAGACTGCAGCTGTTGTAAGCGCCTCAGGCTTCCGAGCTGCAGTCGGACAGGCTCGGGAACTTGGTCTTCAATAGACTTTACGGCGTCGCCGTGCGCCTGCGCCCAGAATAAGATCGCGCTGCACAAGGTATGCGGGTCTGCGGCAAGCCCGGCCAGAATGTCGAGCAAGTCAGCGAGCTGAACTCGCGCATGACTCTGGCGCAGAGCTCCATCAATCAGGCGATCAAACACCAGCGGGCACAGCGGCTGCGTAACATTGGCGGCCGTCTCATAGGCGCTCAGCCACGCCCGCAACGACACCAGAGAATTCCCTGGCGGCGGGAGCTGTTCCCGGCGATCAGCCTGTGTGTCCGTGGAGGCGATAGAAGCCATGCACTGAGTCTAGCCCAAGCCAAAGCGCACAGCGGCCAATCGGTGAAGGCACCAAGGTCTGCAGTGCTAGTGTCTAGAAAGGACGGAAACACGCTGGAGACGAGGCTAGCCCCTGCCTCGGCGAGCAAGCATTCTCAACGGGCAAAGGTTGCTTGGACGTGGCTAATCCAACTCTGCAGCCACCTCGGCAATCAAGCCCCGTAGCCATTGGTTGGCCGGATTGTGATGTTGCAGTGAACTCCAGGCCATCTTCAGTTCAATTTCAGGAATCTCAAATGGCGGTGGCAAGATGGTGACCTTAGGGTTGTGCTTCTGCAGCATGGCCGACTTGCTGGGAATGGTGATGACCAAATCCGGCATTTCTGCCAGCTGCATAGCGGCTTGGTAATGCCGGGTATACAAGCGAATACGGCGCTTCTTACCAAGCCTGGCGAGCGCATCGTCCACCCAGCCCAATTGCTGAATTTGATCGGGTTCAACGCCCACGCCAATGCCCATGCCGGTTTTGCTCACCCAAACGTGATTGGCCTGGAGGTAGCTATCCAGACTAAAGCCTTCGCGTATGGGATTGCTGCAACTCATCATGCAGGCGAAGTCGTCACGCCAAATGGTGCGTTGGTGAATGGACTGCGGCAGGTCATCGAAACGGTTGATGACCATATCCACGTTGCCACCCTCCAGATCCTTATAGCTCACGTCACTGGGCGTGAGGATGTCTAGGGTGATGTTGGGGGCAATTCCACGCAGCCGTTCCAGCAGAGGCGGCATTAGGGTGCACTCGCCGTAATCGCTGACAGACAGGCGAAATACGCGCTCCGCCACCGATGGATCGAAGCCCTTGTCGGGCTCTACAGCCAGTTCAATGGAGGCCACAATGCTGCGCACCAGGGGCTGTAATGCTTTTGCCCGCTCGGTGGGCGTCATGCCGTCTTTGGTGCGAATGAGTAGCGGGTCTGCGAACAGGGTTCGCAGACGACGTAGCCCGTTACTCATAGCCGGCTGACTTATCCCTAAACTTTCCGCAGCTTGAGTCACATTACGTGATGCCAACAGGGCATCAAGGTACACAAGAAGGTTCAGATCAATATTTTTGAGGTTCACAAAACATCGCTCAGGTGCGTTCAGCGCGGTCGCGGCTGAATCTTCAGACGCGGTCTTTTGCGTCGCAGACCATTATTCACCAGACGGATGACGAACATCAAAGGTATTTATTAGATTTATTGGGATAAGGCGGCTAGAATACGCCGCGAAAAGTCAGAACGGCCATATCTCAATGGCTCTGGTTTCCTTGTACTCCATTACTACCAGGATCGACACATGACACAGTACAAAGACGATATTGCAGCGCTTGAGCGCGTGAAAGAAGCGGCCGGCAGCCCCTGGGATGCCATCAACCCCGAGTCCGCAGCACGCATGCGCGCCCAGAACCGGTTTAAAACCGGCTTGGAAATCGCCCAGTACACGGCGGACATCATGCGTCGTGACATGGCTGAGTTTGATAAAGACAAAACCAAGTACACCCAGTCGCTGGGCTGCTGGCACGGTTTTGTGGGCCAGCAAAAAATGATCTCGGTGAAGAAGCACTTTGGCACCACCGAGCGCAAATACCTCTACCTCTCCGGCTGGATGGTTGCGGCTCTGCGTTCCGACTTCGGTCCGCTGCCTGACCAGTCCATGCACGAGAAGACCGCTGTGGCCAGCCTGGTGGAAGAGCTGTACACCTTCCTGCGCCAAGCTGACGCTCGCGAACTCGGCGGCCTGTTCCGTGAACTGGACAAAGCCCGCGAAGCTGGCGATTCGGCCAAGGAAGCCGAAATTCTGGATGCAATCGACAACCACCAAACCCACGTGGTGCCGATCATTGCTGACATCGATGCGGGTTTTGGTAACGCCGAAGCCACTTACTTGATGGCCAAGCAAATGATCGAAGCCGGCGCCTGTGCCCTGCAGATCGAAAACCAGGTGGCTGACGAGAAGCAATGTGGTCACCAAGACGGCAAAGTGACCGTTCCTCATGCCGACTTCCACGCCAAGCTGCGCGCTCTGCGTTACGCCTTCTTGGAGCTGGGCATCGACAACGGCATCATCGTCGCCCGTACCGACTCCGAAGGCGCTGGCCTGACCAAAGAAATCGCCGTAGTGAAAGAGCCGGGCGACCAAGGCGACGTTTACAACTCCTACCTGGATGTTGAAGAAGTCTCCCCAGAAGACACCAACGAAGGTGACGTACTGATCAGCCGCAACGGCAAGCTGGTTCGTCCCAAGCGCCTGCCCTCTGGTCTGTACCAGTTCCGCCAAGGTACCGGTCACGAGCGTTGCGTCTTCGACTGCATCGAAGCCATCAATGCGGGTGCCGACCTGCTGTGGATCGAAACCGCCGTGCCGACCGTGCACGAAATCAAAGGCATGATGGACGAAGTGCGTAAGGTGCATCCGGACGCCAAGCTGGTTTACAACAACAGCCCCTCCTTCAACTGGACGCTGAACTTCCGTCAGCAAACCTACGACGCCTGGAAAGCTGAAGGCAAAGACGTGTCGGCTTACGACCGCGACAACCTAATGTCTGCTGAATACGACAACTCCGAGCTGTCAGCTGCTGCGGATGCCCGTGTGAAGTCCTTCCAGCAAGACACCTCGCGCGAAGCCAACGTGTTCCACCACCTGATCACGCTGCCCACCTACCACACCACTGCCCTGTCGGTAGACAATCTGGCCAAGGAATACTTTGGCGAGGCTGGCATGCTGGGCTACGTGGAAGGCGTACAGCGTAAAGAGATCCGCCAAGGCATCGCCTGCGTGAAGCACCAAAACATGGCCGGCTCCGATATCGGTGACGACCATAAAGAGTACTTTGCTGGTGAAGCCGCGCTGAAAGCTGGTGGTGCCAAGAACACCTCCAACCAGTTCAGCTAAGCAGCCCCAGTCGCGCCAAACCTGAACAGGTTGTAGCGACGACAAAGGCCTGGAATAAGGCGGCGTCTTGTAGAAGGCGCCGCTTTTTTTATGTGATTCAATCGAATTTGAGCTCTCAGCATGAACACCCCCGCATTCCTCAAAGACGCCAACGATCTGCTAGGCGAGCAAGGCTTTGCAGTCAGTCATGTCTGGTATCACGGCACCTCCTCAGAGCTGGTGGCATCCATCCAGGAACATGGTTTAAAGCGCTCTGGCGATCAGGCCCTGCAAGCTGCCACTCAAAAAACCATGGCCACGCTGCAACATGAGTACCAGGCAACACAGGAACCAGTTTTTTTGAGCCAAAGCAAGGAGCTGGCTTTTTATTGGGCAGCGAAAAAAGCGCGTGAACGGCAGCTGCGTCTTGGCGGCAAAGACAAGCCCGTCGTGTTCGCCGTAGACCTACCAGCCGAGCTGAGCAGCCAGGTGAAACCGGACGTGGGGGCGGCCAGCTTGTTGCTGCTCAAAGACGGCGAGGAATACATGGCCCATCTTGCCGGCATTTACCAGGACAACAATGCGGGGGTACCCGACATTGATCTGCGAAAAGCTGATCGCATGGAGTACCTCACAACCCTAGGCATGGCGTACTTTGATGACGATATTGGCGCCGCTTACTTGCGACTACTGAGCGAATAGCCTCCAAGGCCTTAGGCTTTGACCCTCACCTACGCCACGGGCACCGCCCTTGGTAGCAAGCTAAAATCCCGCGCAATGACAGATTCTTCGTCCTCAATACCAACACCAGCGGCCAATCCCGATCCCGCCTACCAGAAGCTGCTTGGCGAAACCGCGAGAGTCAGCTGGGGGGAGATTGAGCGCCTGTTCGGTGTTGGGAAAGTGGTGCGTGTGGCCGAGGGTTTGGATTTAGTCGAAGTTGCACAGGCTTTTGCCGACGATAACGCGGCGGCCCTGCGCACATGGATGGACGCATCCCGCGTCGGGCTCTTGGACGACGCCCATGCCTTGCGCTGGTCGTCTGAACCACAAATCAGTCTTTGGGCGGTTGTGGTCCGACCTTGGGTGTTGGTGCAGGAGCGACCTTAAACCGGGCGTAGGATCAAGGCAGCAGCTTGCTGTCATTGTCCACATCTCCCAGCTTTACGCCGGCCAGGACGAGTCGACGAAATTTTGCCTAAGCGCCTGGCCCCATGAACCACCGCAGCGGCGCGCCTCAGAATGAGGCCATGGGCTGCCAACTTTACGTCGCCTTGACTTGCGTCAGTGTTTACTCAGGCTTCAAGTTGTTTCTGATCTCCGCCGTGGAGTGGGCCGGAGTGATGGAGGGAAGTCAATGTGGCAGCTCGATTAAGCCTCCGTGTCTACGGTGTTGCTAGCCTTGTTTTTTGGGCGGGCGCGGTCGCTGGCCAGGACGAACTGGATCTGACCGAGCTCAGCCTCGAGGCCCTGCTCGACATTCAAGTCACCTCCGTTGCCAAGCGCCCTCAGGAACTCGCTGAAGCGGCGGCCGCAGTGTACGTGCTCAGCGGAGATGAGGCGCTGCGCAGCGGCGCACGGACCATTCCAGAGGCCCTACGCCTGATTCCTGGGTTGCATGTTGCCCAAATTGATGGGCAACGTTGGGCGATCACAGCCCGTGGCTTCAATGGCACCGTAGCCGATAAGTTAGAAGTCCTCATCGATGGCAGAAGTGTGTACTCACCTCTGTTCTCTGGCGTGTTTTGGGACGCGCAAGATATCTTCATGCCGGACTTGGATCGCATTGAGGTCATACGAGGGCCGGCTTCGGTGTTGTGGGGTTCAAATGCCGTCAACGGAGTGGTCAACATTGTCACCAAGTCCGCTGCGGATACTCAAGGCAGCTTAGCCTATGCCGGTGGCGGAAATGAGCAAACATCCTTTGCCGGCATCCGCCATGGTGGTCAGTGGTCTGAAGGTCAGTACTGGCGAGCATACTTGCGACATTGGGAACGCGATGAGCAGGTCAGAGGCGATGGCAGTGGTGCTCAAGATGCCATTGCAATGCATCAAGCGGGTCTACGCTTCGATGGCCAGGGCAAGAATGGCGACTCATGGCTTTTGGATGCTGTGGGCTACGCGAACGAATTACAAAATTTTGACGAAGCACTCAATCCGCAAGGCAAAGATAACGAACAGAGTGGCGGCCATTTATTAGCACGCTGGCAACGCCCCTACGACGAAGAATCCACGTTATCAATACAGTTCTTTTGGGAGCACACCGAGCGCACACAGCAGGGCAACTTTGGCGAGAAGCGCGATACGGTAGATGTCGAGCTGCGTCACTCGCTGCGTTTAGGCGAGCGCCACCAGCTGGTGTGGGGCTTGGGGCATCGCATATCGCGAGATGAACAAGAGAACCCCCCTCTAATTGTGTTCATCCCGGCAAAGCGCACGGTCCAAAACTCGAATCTCTTCGCCTCCGACCAAATCACCCTCAGCCCCAGTAGTCAGCTGTCTTTGGGCTTGCGGATTGAACACAATGAGTTCGCAGGCTTTGCCGTACAGCCGGACATCCGCATCAACCACACATTAAACGAGCGAACCGCCATTTGGGGCAGCCTATCTCGGGCACTTCGAATGCCCAATCGCTTGGATAGCGATGTTCTCATCCCTATTCCTAATGCTGGCGCAATTGGCAACCCCGACTTTGAACCCGAAGAGCTATTTGCCAAGGAACTCGGCCTACGCCACGCCATTAGCCCAGGACTGAGCATAGAAGCGTCTGCCTTCCACAATGACTACGACCGTCTGCGTGGAGTTGAACCTCGCTCCGAACCTGAGCTACCGCTCATTGTGAACAACTACCAAGCTACGGCCAGTGGTCTGGAGCTGACGAGCACATGGCGACCCAATTCCCAGCTCGCCCTGCATTTTGCCTATAACTATCTTCAGCTCGATCTGGAGCCCCACCCAGACACAGCCGACCGCGTGACCGAAGCGGCGGAAGATCAGGCCCCGAGTCATCAAGCGTGGATGCGCTGGGATTGGCAGCCCTCAAGCAAGCACCAATGGGGTGGTCAGCTTCGCTATGTTGATGACATTCCTGGCTTCGCAGTAGAGAGTTTTTGGGATCTGAGTGTGCGCTGGG
It contains:
- a CDS encoding LysR family transcriptional regulator, with amino-acid sequence MNLKNIDLNLLVYLDALLASRNVTQAAESLGISQPAMSNGLRRLRTLFADPLLIRTKDGMTPTERAKALQPLVRSIVASIELAVEPDKGFDPSVAERVFRLSVSDYGECTLMPPLLERLRGIAPNITLDILTPSDVSYKDLEGGNVDMVINRFDDLPQSIHQRTIWRDDFACMMSCSNPIREGFSLDSYLQANHVWVSKTGMGIGVGVEPDQIQQLGWVDDALARLGKKRRIRLYTRHYQAAMQLAEMPDLVITIPSKSAMLQKHNPKVTILPPPFEIPEIELKMAWSSLQHHNPANQWLRGLIAEVAAELD
- a CDS encoding isocitrate lyase — translated: MTQYKDDIAALERVKEAAGSPWDAINPESAARMRAQNRFKTGLEIAQYTADIMRRDMAEFDKDKTKYTQSLGCWHGFVGQQKMISVKKHFGTTERKYLYLSGWMVAALRSDFGPLPDQSMHEKTAVASLVEELYTFLRQADARELGGLFRELDKAREAGDSAKEAEILDAIDNHQTHVVPIIADIDAGFGNAEATYLMAKQMIEAGACALQIENQVADEKQCGHQDGKVTVPHADFHAKLRALRYAFLELGIDNGIIVARTDSEGAGLTKEIAVVKEPGDQGDVYNSYLDVEEVSPEDTNEGDVLISRNGKLVRPKRLPSGLYQFRQGTGHERCVFDCIEAINAGADLLWIETAVPTVHEIKGMMDEVRKVHPDAKLVYNNSPSFNWTLNFRQQTYDAWKAEGKDVSAYDRDNLMSAEYDNSELSAAADARVKSFQQDTSREANVFHHLITLPTYHTTALSVDNLAKEYFGEAGMLGYVEGVQRKEIRQGIACVKHQNMAGSDIGDDHKEYFAGEAALKAGGAKNTSNQFS
- a CDS encoding DUF2288 family protein, with amino-acid sequence MTDSSSSIPTPAANPDPAYQKLLGETARVSWGEIERLFGVGKVVRVAEGLDLVEVAQAFADDNAAALRTWMDASRVGLLDDAHALRWSSEPQISLWAVVVRPWVLVQERP
- a CDS encoding TonB-dependent receptor; translation: MAARLSLRVYGVASLVFWAGAVAGQDELDLTELSLEALLDIQVTSVAKRPQELAEAAAAVYVLSGDEALRSGARTIPEALRLIPGLHVAQIDGQRWAITARGFNGTVADKLEVLIDGRSVYSPLFSGVFWDAQDIFMPDLDRIEVIRGPASVLWGSNAVNGVVNIVTKSAADTQGSLAYAGGGNEQTSFAGIRHGGQWSEGQYWRAYLRHWERDEQVRGDGSGAQDAIAMHQAGLRFDGQGKNGDSWLLDAVGYANELQNFDEALNPQGKDNEQSGGHLLARWQRPYDEESTLSIQFFWEHTERTQQGNFGEKRDTVDVELRHSLRLGERHQLVWGLGHRISRDEQENPPLIVFIPAKRTVQNSNLFASDQITLSPSSQLSLGLRIEHNEFAGFAVQPDIRINHTLNERTAIWGSLSRALRMPNRLDSDVLIPIPNAGAIGNPDFEPEELFAKELGLRHAISPGLSIEASAFHNDYDRLRGVEPRSEPELPLIVNNYQATASGLELTSTWRPNSQLALHFAYNYLQLDLEPHPDTADRVTEAAEDQAPSHQAWMRWDWQPSSKHQWGGQLRYVDDIPGFAVESFWDLSVRWAYRLNPSWSVALNGQNLLQSQRREWEINSEIERSIFAEIIWQPGRKR